CCCCAACGTCCTTGTGCGGATTTCTCCAGGGATGGTGTGCTCAGCGAGGCCGATACCCAAAGTTTTCTGCCCCGCAACATTTTCCGTGCATTCCGCACCATCTTCGGCAATACCCAGAGGTATATTCCCAACGATAGAGACGTGGTCATCAATCGTGGTCATCTGACGCCATCGGGTGACTATCTCTACGGCGACCAGATGTGCGCCACCTTCAAGTATGTGAATGTGGCGCCCATGTTCAAAAGCATCAACGATCGCAATTGGGAGACCATCGAGAGGTGGATTCGCACTCGCATAAGTGCCGGCGGATCGCTGAGAATCAAGACCGGGACCAATGGTGATCTGTTCCTTGCCGACAATCGGAATCGCCAGCGTCGCATTATCCTGGGCGCCGGCACCAAGAACATAATGCCCCTGTGGCTGTACAAGGTGGTGCGCACCTCCTCGAATGCGCCGCACAGTGTGTTCATCACACTGAACAACATCTTTGCCAGAACTCGACCTCCGGCTCCAGCTTTCTGCACCAGCATCACCTGCCCCATGACCCTGGAGAGTGTGGCAGCCGCTGGCTGGACATACTGCTGCAATGCCACCACTTTTGCACtttaattcaataaatatatttcaatcgATGCATTCCAGTGACAGTTTGTCACTCAAGAAAGAACCTTGCTTTCAATTTGGAAATTACCAGAAGCTCAACATTCTGCCACTGAAGTCACGTAAACTCGGGCCCCATCACATGATAAAATCCTGCTTAATGATTGCGCCCGACGAACGGTTTCAAGTGCGgaatcatattttattattctcTGCTGCACCTTAGATTCAATTTTAGATAGGTTTTTATGAGTGCTGCTGACAAAATGCAAGCCACATAAAGTTCATCGGATGCAGCTGGATGTGCGGGCAGGGAATGGGAAGGACGACTCCTTTGTTATTAAACGTGCGCTTGTGCAGGTAAACAACCCACGCGATGATAAGCGCAGATAAGACCGACTGAAAGGAGCTCGCAGAAAGAGGTGAGCTCGAATGGGGATGGTGCTCCACCCTGCCAGCCGCCCTTTGAACCTAGGAAAGCCCACGGCAAGGTAACCCCGCAGCTTATCACCGATGACCTGCGAGGCGCCTTCATGAATGTCTGGATTTTTGAGAACCAGAGAGATTAGGAAAGCTCTAGCATGAGCACCATTGGTTGGTCAGCTCTAATCTCGATCCGCAGTTCCATCTGAAAGCCGCGCCTGTGAAGATGATCGGACTAAAGTGTTTGTGCCTGTGAGTAAATTTACTAGATGCAATCAATGGACAAGATTACTTTCAGTTCTAGGAACTGGCAGAGCTAATTACGTTTGCAATTTACTTTGCCACTTGAGAACTTGCTGATCCATCGTTGCGCAATGCATTTTATGAGGTTGTGAGGTCAGTGATTTCGATCTCATTCCCCTCATAGTGAGGGTTTTGGGTTCTTCGAGTGCATCTACAACTCAAATGGTAGCCATTTACCGGTATAACATGACCATGTCCCCATTCCCAAGTGGAAATACAAGATAATCGTTGTTAGTCACAACTTGATTGGTGTTTGCTGATTGACTTGGATGATTTCTTATTAATAGCAATTGATTAGACAATAAAGATTACATGAACCACAACCAAACAAGTAGTATAACACCAACCGCTTATCAAAAAAGTTAAACGCTATGAAATTAACCGATaaggaaaaactaaaaatccAAACAGACCGAAATTGGAATACTCTGCCTTAACTGATGGAAAAGTTAAAAGATGTGGTAAAGCTCATTTTACCGAGTAACTAGTTTAAAAGAAGGTGGATTGCgaatcaataaaaatacataattattatatacaaCAATTTGAATCCCAAAGTGATCTTCATTTAATAAGCTTTAATGAGTGGGTATAAAAACAGTTCTAAGCTTTTGGCGATCCTCAGTTTTGAAACGAAGCTTGAACTGTTGAAATGCGCGATCCAAATTTTCTTCGGCTGATTATAAGTCTCATTTTCTGTGAGTAATCCAAGTTGTTTGGGTTCAGAACTTGTGActtcataatttaaatttcagtttttggaAATGCTACGGCTATGTGTTACATTGATATGAACGTTTTGACGTCCAACTACGTAGTCTTCAGCACAACCACCGGTGTCTTTGATATCCTAACCAGCGATATTGTGGCCACCAGGAGTGTAATTTATTTGGTCTGCGATGATGCAACACCGCCTATACAGTTGGTTTGTCAGCCGAATGGTAGATTCAATGGGCCATTTCCCAGAGCCGGCTGCAGAAACCCTTTAAAGCCCCTTGTTGAACAAGTAGCAGATACCTCTTGTCCTAAAACCATGTACCGTGTGGGTTACAGGATGCAGGATAGGTTTATGGAGCTCTATCGTAGTTGTTACGATAGTGTAAGTTACGCAGCGCAGTTCGCCGTCAACAAGATTTACCCCAGCAAACACTGTATGTAAAATGATAACATTCAATTCAAAATCTGTTTTCATAATCTATCTTCAAGCCGCTCAGCGTCAGCCTAAAGCGTTTACGTCCGATGGAGCGATGACCGCAAGAGCCGCTGCTGCCTACCAAGTTTCCAGAATCCAGGATCGATTTGTTGAAGTTCTTGGTCCGAGGCAAAAATATGTGGTAACATCAAGCAATCCATTCCATCATGGTCACCTCGCACCGAGCGGTGACTACTCGTTTGATCAGCTCCAGAAGGCGACTAACAAGTTGAGAAACGTTGTTCCCCAGTATTCCAACATTAACAACGGTAACTGGAAGAGGATCGAGTTCTGGGTGAAAAAACTTCTGGCTAGGCATAGATTCGATGTCCTGCAGGTCGTCACCGGGGCACTGGGAGTGCACAGCTTGGCAAGTGACGCTGGTGTCATGACCCCGATGTACTTGTTGAACGGCGACAAGATCCCGGTTCCGGAGTGGATGTACAAAGTCGTTAGCCATTCCTCCGGTCAAAAGTGGGTAATATTAACCTACAACGACGGATGGTCTACTGAAAGGCCGAACCCAGGAGCCATATGCCAGGAAATCCCATGTGACTCTGATCTGAAACTCAGTGGTGCGGGTTTTACGTTCTGCTGCCAGCCCGATGGGTTTATTAACAAAAACGTTCCACATTTAAAGGGTGTTTTCTAAGGAGATCCTTGAAATACGGTGAATGATATAATCATATGCCTATTATGCAAGTAaaggaaacaataaaaagcTTAAAGTAATTGTAATATCTTTCATAATATCTTTACATAATGTGAAACACGTAGTGAACAACTATTCTAATCATCTTTGATATCACACTTGCAAATGCAATACATCTTATCAGTTTTATCTGTCACACATGTCGAATCATTTTCGTAGCTGTCGAGCCGACTGATAGTGggcaccaccacctccacggTTTCCGTTAAATTGTTAAAGAGTACGGTAGCCCGGAAGTCGGCGGAGTTCTGCTTCACCTTGAACATGGTGCGATAGGTGGCCACCTCGGTAGGTGGCACCTCGTCGTGGAAGTTCTGGTCCAGCTCCACTTTCATCTCTGTCTCGTGAATATAGCTGAGCTTCAGTTCCGAGCATATCTCGGTCAGATTCCTTTCGGCCAGATACTCGTTGATTCGACCTATCACCTTTGGGGCAATGCGATTGGCCCAATTGTAAGACAGTCTTTTGTAGGGCACGCAGGTGCAGAAGTGCTCTGGTATGCCTGCGTCCTCACAGGATCTCGTCTCATCGACGGGATAAAACAGAGACTGGCACTTGGGACAGTCGGCCGCTTTGGGCAAAGGACCATCTGGAGTGCCGCCCAGTTCGATGATGTGCTTCAGGGTGTTGTGCAGATCGTAATTGGAGGTGAGTCGATTCTGATTTAGCGCAAGGGCCGCGGCGTATTCCGGATACTGAGCCCGGAACCAAGGCGGCAGATAGATAAACATCGTGGGTAGACGCGATTCCAGGAATCCACTGGGCAAGGACATGATTCTGCCATAGCGTGACCCATGATCCGAGAGGAACACCATAATACTCTGATTGAACACTCCATCTGCCTCGAAGTCCAGCAGGTACTGAAGCACATAGTCCTCCATTTTCGAGGGCTGCTGAAAGCTGTCGTGGCTGAAGCTGTTCGACCAAAACAGACCCCAAATGGGTTGCTCATCCACGAAACGATTGGCGAAATCTTTGGCCATGTCGTAGGCATAGCTGCTCGTGATCCGCCGGCCGATGCAGTACCTCAGTGAGCAGTCACTGCATTTCCACACGTTCAGGCCCGATTCAATGGCCTTCTGCAGTGGCCTGAGGTAGAAGTCGGTGGGCTGCTCCAGGAAGCCCGGTTTTATATAGTTGAACGTACTCATCTGACTCTCATCCTCAGCGTAGGCGGTGAGGTAGCTGGCATTCCGAAGGTAGTGCCATATAAAAGGTGTCCTA
This genomic stretch from Drosophila yakuba strain Tai18E2 chromosome 3R, Prin_Dyak_Tai18E2_2.1, whole genome shotgun sequence harbors:
- the LOC6538155 gene encoding uncharacterized protein LOC6538155, which encodes MRDPNFLRLIISLIFFFGNATAMCYIDMNVLTSNYVVFSTTTGVFDILTSDIVATRSVIYLVCDDATPPIQLVCQPNGRFNGPFPRAGCRNPLKPLVEQVADTSCPKTMYRVGYRMQDRFMELYRSCYDSVSYAAQFAVNKIYPSKHSAQRQPKAFTSDGAMTARAAAAYQVSRIQDRFVEVLGPRQKYVVTSSNPFHHGHLAPSGDYSFDQLQKATNKLRNVVPQYSNINNGNWKRIEFWVKKLLARHRFDVLQVVTGALGVHSLASDAGVMTPMYLLNGDKIPVPEWMYKVVSHSSGQKWVILTYNDGWSTERPNPGAICQEIPCDSDLKLSGAGFTFCCQPDGFINKNVPHLKGVF
- the LOC6538154 gene encoding uncharacterized protein LOC6538154, whose translation is MIEGTNRIFTNRNAAGQYELKRLQRVRTNEVLHMICQPNDIVQTTCQRTHNNFSRPFPMRCQRPLAATALAVTDTSCPATMYSVGYTINNRRLELYRACYDRNGVRARFTTHSVYHKTFFPQRPCADFSRDGVLSEADTQSFLPRNIFRAFRTIFGNTQRYIPNDRDVVINRGHLTPSGDYLYGDQMCATFKYVNVAPMFKSINDRNWETIERWIRTRISAGGSLRIKTGTNGDLFLADNRNRQRRIILGAGTKNIMPLWLYKVVRTSSNAPHSVFITLNNIFARTRPPAPAFCTSITCPMTLESVAAAGWTYCCNATTFAL
- the LOC6538156 gene encoding uncharacterized protein LOC6538156, encoding MITLLHPILKWLCFCLIAIIVMLCLTTQRAKVKYMKVAEVPTVSKETRSDDSIADFLPTEEEPKEPAYFVESAKCKIPYVNPFDADAMAVFHREHFETCSNETALVTPIYDIKRQRYMLFINESLASILLKSTEEEYNCYYQEITRDREHDSYDKVERKYFTQNYVVPLHVHALILACHRLGNESDVLQSDAYSLIQYRPPPKGLSLDPAKRKPSVLMFGIDSLSRINLRRTMPKVYKYLTTDGWFELQGYNKIGDNTFPNLLAILAGYNPESALQKVCNWHEDGCLDRTPFIWHYLRNASYLTAYAEDESQMSTFNYIKPGFLEQPTDFYLRPLQKAIESGLNVWKCSDCSLRYCIGRRITSSYAYDMAKDFANRFVDEQPIWGLFWSNSFSHDSFQQPSKMEDYVLQYLLDFEADGVFNQSIMVFLSDHGSRYGRIMSLPSGFLESRLPTMFIYLPPWFRAQYPEYAAALALNQNRLTSNYDLHNTLKHIIELGGTPDGPLPKAADCPKCQSLFYPVDETRSCEDAGIPEHFCTCVPYKRLSYNWANRIAPKVIGRINEYLAERNLTEICSELKLSYIHETEMKVELDQNFHDEVPPTEVATYRTMFKVKQNSADFRATVLFNNLTETVEVVVPTISRLDSYENDSTCVTDKTDKMYCICKCDIKDD